From one Desulfatirhabdium butyrativorans DSM 18734 genomic stretch:
- a CDS encoding aspartate aminotransferase family protein, whose translation MYESHVFQRRLDRKLPLAVQAEGVWILDETGKRYLDASGGPICVNIGHGRSRVAQAMAAQAEKLAYVHGTMFTSEPVERLAGRLAAHAERGIDRFYFLSSGSEAVEAAVKLARQIHLARGDAQRHCVVSRWHSYHGATLGALSATGKPSMRAPFLPMLSSSFHHIPPPYCYRCVYGLSPDHCGMRCAQALEEAILLEGKDSVSAFLAETIGGATIGAMVPPADYFPIIESICRKYNLLLILDEVMSGMGRTGKWFGMHHYDVNPDIITLGKGLNGGYAALSAVGCKTKDLEALLDRSGNFIHGHTFSHHAVAAAASLAVVEIMEEERLVEQAGKMGAYLASRLNRLLDRPHVGDIRGIGMMRAVEFVKDKQSKEPFSREEKVTERLFERLMAHGMITYKCIGFVGGRGDAIMLSPPYIVTESEIDWIVDTLEKSIREVLEAQ comes from the coding sequence ATGTACGAAAGCCATGTGTTTCAAAGAAGATTGGACAGAAAACTTCCGCTCGCCGTTCAGGCGGAAGGCGTGTGGATTCTGGACGAAACGGGGAAACGCTACCTGGATGCAAGCGGCGGCCCCATTTGTGTCAATATCGGACATGGGCGAAGCCGTGTAGCTCAGGCGATGGCTGCTCAGGCGGAAAAGCTCGCGTATGTCCACGGCACCATGTTCACTTCCGAACCGGTTGAGCGGCTTGCCGGGCGGCTGGCCGCTCATGCGGAAAGAGGAATCGACCGTTTCTATTTCCTGTCGAGCGGCTCGGAAGCAGTGGAGGCAGCCGTGAAACTGGCCCGCCAGATTCACCTGGCCCGCGGAGATGCTCAACGCCATTGTGTGGTTTCCCGGTGGCATTCCTACCACGGGGCTACGCTCGGGGCCCTGTCTGCAACTGGAAAACCCTCCATGCGGGCGCCTTTTCTGCCGATGCTTTCCTCGTCCTTTCACCATATTCCCCCGCCCTACTGCTACCGGTGCGTGTATGGACTGAGCCCCGATCATTGCGGCATGCGCTGCGCGCAGGCTCTGGAAGAGGCCATTTTGCTGGAAGGCAAGGATTCTGTTTCGGCCTTTCTTGCAGAAACCATCGGTGGCGCAACCATTGGCGCCATGGTTCCGCCAGCGGATTATTTTCCGATCATCGAATCCATCTGCCGCAAATACAACCTGCTGCTGATTCTCGATGAGGTGATGAGCGGGATGGGAAGGACCGGGAAATGGTTCGGGATGCACCATTACGATGTGAATCCCGACATCATCACGTTGGGAAAAGGGCTGAACGGCGGATATGCGGCTTTGTCGGCCGTCGGGTGCAAGACCAAGGATCTCGAAGCGCTCCTCGATCGTTCCGGGAATTTCATTCATGGTCATACCTTTTCCCATCATGCCGTTGCAGCCGCGGCTTCGCTTGCCGTGGTGGAAATCATGGAAGAAGAGCGCCTCGTCGAGCAGGCCGGGAAAATGGGCGCCTATCTGGCTTCCAGACTGAATCGGCTCCTGGATCGACCTCATGTCGGCGATATCCGTGGCATCGGCATGATGCGTGCTGTCGAATTCGTGAAAGACAAACAAAGCAAGGAGCCATTTTCCAGGGAGGAAAAGGTCACGGAAAGATTGTTCGAACGCCTGATGGCGCATGGAATGATCACTTACAAATGCATCGGGTTTGTGGGTGGTCGAGGAGACGCCATCATGCTGAGCCCGCCGTATATCGTCACGGAATCCGAAATCGACTGGATCGTCGATACCCTCGAAAAATCCATCAGGGAAGTTCTTGAAGCGCAATAG
- a CDS encoding ABC transporter ATP-binding protein, whose amino-acid sequence MSLLDARNLTRRFGGVMALNGVDLRLEKGEIMGLIGPNGAGKTTLFNVLAAALPPSSGSIRFMETDITGWPSYKVSRMGLARTFQITRPFSEMTCLENVLVGLVNHQRGEPMQRLEGRAREALDFVGLGDQMQWSAAGLNLIQKKRLEIARTIAIRPVLLLLDEVLGGLNTQEMMQAVEMIRSLRQELDITILWIEHVMGAIMGAADRIIVLHQGEKLMEGAPAEVVRDDRVIDAYLGKEGGGLHAQH is encoded by the coding sequence ATGTCGCTGTTGGATGCAAGAAACCTGACCCGCCGGTTCGGCGGGGTGATGGCCCTGAACGGTGTGGATCTGCGCCTGGAAAAAGGTGAAATCATGGGATTGATCGGGCCGAACGGGGCGGGTAAAACGACGTTGTTCAATGTTCTCGCGGCAGCCCTTCCGCCGAGTTCAGGCAGCATCCGCTTCATGGAAACGGATATTACGGGTTGGCCTTCCTACAAGGTGAGCCGCATGGGCCTGGCGCGCACCTTTCAGATCACCCGCCCGTTTTCCGAAATGACCTGCCTCGAAAACGTGCTCGTCGGCCTGGTCAACCACCAAAGGGGAGAGCCCATGCAGCGGCTCGAAGGACGCGCCAGGGAGGCGCTCGACTTTGTCGGGCTCGGGGATCAGATGCAATGGTCTGCCGCCGGGCTCAATCTCATCCAGAAAAAGCGACTCGAAATCGCCCGGACCATTGCCATTCGACCCGTGCTCCTGCTGCTCGATGAAGTGCTTGGCGGGCTCAACACCCAGGAAATGATGCAGGCCGTTGAGATGATCCGATCACTTCGGCAGGAGCTCGATATCACCATCCTCTGGATCGAACATGTGATGGGGGCGATCATGGGTGCTGCAGACCGCATCATCGTGCTGCATCAGGGGGAGAAGCTGATGGAGGGTGCGCCGGCCGAAGTCGTTCGGGACGATCGGGTGATCGATGCCTATCTGGGGAAAGAGGGGGGCGGCTTGCATGCTCAGCATTGA
- a CDS encoding ABC transporter ATP-binding protein: MLSIDRIDVFRGETQILWDVSLEIQAGERVAILGSNGAGKSTLIQTIMGSLPVRKGAIRFHEKPISGKKPFEIVQLGLSLAPEGRHIYKDMTVWDNLSMGAYPKRGRKHMEQTRSRVFSLFPILEKRKDQIGSTLSGGEQQMLTIGRALMSEPELLLIDELSLGLAPLITREIYRILDELTDMTILYVEQNVDLALRHARRAYIMESGRITRSGLSKDLMGDAEIRRAYLGM; encoded by the coding sequence ATGCTCAGCATTGATCGAATCGATGTCTTTCGTGGGGAAACGCAGATTCTCTGGGATGTCTCCCTGGAAATCCAGGCAGGCGAGCGGGTGGCCATCCTCGGAAGCAACGGCGCCGGCAAATCGACCCTGATCCAGACCATCATGGGATCCTTACCGGTCCGAAAGGGAGCGATCCGCTTTCACGAAAAGCCGATTTCGGGAAAAAAGCCGTTTGAGATCGTTCAGTTGGGTCTTTCCCTGGCGCCGGAAGGAAGGCATATCTACAAAGACATGACCGTATGGGACAATCTGTCGATGGGCGCCTACCCCAAGAGGGGAAGAAAGCACATGGAACAGACGCGCAGCCGGGTCTTTTCTCTCTTTCCCATCCTGGAGAAACGCAAAGACCAGATCGGCTCGACCCTCTCGGGGGGCGAGCAGCAGATGCTGACCATCGGCAGGGCACTGATGAGCGAACCGGAGCTGCTCTTGATCGACGAGCTTTCACTGGGCCTGGCCCCCTTGATCACCCGTGAAATTTACCGAATCCTGGACGAGCTCACGGACATGACGATTCTCTATGTCGAGCAGAACGTCGATCTGGCGCTTCGCCACGCCCGGCGGGCGTACATCATGGAAAGCGGCCGCATCACCCGTAGCGGTCTTTCAAAGGATTTGATGGGCGATGCCGAAATCCGGCGGGCGTATTTGGGGATGTAA
- a CDS encoding dynamin family protein, protein MYNTSDKTETRESERSLSALLDRAKAATGKLGTGFARHVEKLDDLQQRFLDGRFHLAVLGQFKRGKSTLLNALVGEPILPIAVIPLTAAPTFLQYGTPPRVAVTFQGKQEPETFSGSSTAERSAFLARYVTEEGNPKNRLGVQEVTVYLPAKILAGGVVLIDTPGIGSTYKHNTQATLDFLEQCDAALFLVSADPPITEVELDFLVEVRKKVPRLFYVLSKIDYLNDSERKQALAFYEKTLCEHGCAHANSSIFCISARTAIEGRDQGRQDAWETSGMAELERFLVEYLAKEKFQALSHAICLRTIGEIESSLMESTISLQALKLPQKELQEKITLFEHTLKQASRERNLIQDVLEGDKRRMLAFLEEQAQALREEATKVLKDIMNQSSIRRFGKSAQKSIQDAWAESIPEYFAQKQAELNEMTKARLLECLAPHDDRLNQLIETLRHTAADLFQIPYRPMSRDEALELKRKPYWVLNTWNTDPLPMLKSIDQRLEELVRRNVENIRWSMLQNLNISFAHFARKITERLDETVAATKGAMESAHERKKTHGGSIEAEVAELSQNIQHLDGIKQEFEAMLSNLSGSSS, encoded by the coding sequence ATGTACAACACCAGCGACAAAACGGAGACCAGGGAATCGGAGCGGTCGTTGTCCGCCTTGCTTGATCGCGCCAAAGCGGCAACCGGCAAATTGGGGACAGGATTCGCCCGTCATGTCGAAAAACTCGACGATCTGCAGCAGCGCTTTCTGGACGGCCGGTTTCATCTGGCCGTACTGGGACAATTCAAGCGGGGAAAGAGCACACTGCTAAATGCGTTGGTCGGTGAGCCCATTTTGCCCATTGCCGTCATTCCGTTGACCGCCGCCCCCACCTTCCTGCAATACGGGACCCCTCCCCGGGTTGCCGTAACGTTTCAGGGAAAACAGGAGCCCGAGACGTTTTCTGGCAGCTCGACGGCCGAACGGAGCGCTTTTTTAGCCCGATACGTCACGGAAGAGGGGAATCCGAAAAACCGGCTCGGCGTCCAGGAAGTAACGGTCTATTTACCGGCCAAGATTCTGGCCGGCGGCGTCGTCTTGATCGATACCCCCGGTATCGGCTCCACCTACAAACACAACACCCAGGCGACCCTCGATTTTCTCGAACAATGCGATGCGGCGCTTTTCCTGGTTTCCGCCGATCCGCCCATCACTGAAGTCGAACTGGACTTTCTGGTTGAGGTCCGGAAAAAAGTTCCCCGGCTTTTCTATGTGTTGAGCAAGATCGATTACCTGAACGATTCTGAACGGAAACAGGCCCTGGCATTCTATGAAAAAACGCTCTGCGAACACGGTTGCGCCCATGCCAACAGCTCGATCTTCTGTATTTCCGCCAGGACGGCCATCGAAGGCAGGGATCAGGGCAGGCAGGACGCATGGGAAACCAGCGGTATGGCCGAGCTGGAGCGGTTTCTGGTGGAGTATCTGGCCAAGGAAAAGTTCCAGGCGCTTTCCCATGCCATTTGCCTGCGCACCATCGGCGAAATCGAATCCTCACTGATGGAGTCGACCATTTCGCTGCAGGCATTGAAACTTCCCCAGAAGGAATTGCAGGAGAAAATCACCCTCTTCGAGCACACACTGAAACAGGCCTCACGCGAGCGGAATCTGATTCAGGATGTTCTCGAAGGCGACAAGCGGCGGATGCTCGCCTTTCTGGAAGAACAGGCACAGGCGTTGCGGGAGGAAGCCACGAAAGTGCTCAAGGACATCATGAACCAGAGCAGTATCCGACGATTCGGAAAATCCGCCCAGAAGAGCATTCAGGACGCCTGGGCGGAGAGCATTCCCGAATATTTTGCGCAAAAGCAGGCAGAACTCAACGAAATGACCAAGGCTCGCTTGCTGGAGTGCCTGGCGCCCCACGATGATCGCCTGAACCAATTGATCGAAACGCTGCGCCATACGGCAGCCGATCTGTTTCAGATCCCCTATCGGCCGATGTCGCGGGATGAGGCGCTGGAACTGAAAAGAAAACCCTATTGGGTCTTGAACACATGGAACACCGACCCGCTTCCCATGCTCAAATCCATCGATCAGCGACTGGAGGAGCTGGTGCGCCGGAATGTGGAAAATATCCGCTGGTCCATGCTGCAGAACCTCAACATTTCCTTTGCCCATTTCGCCCGGAAGATTACGGAACGGCTCGATGAAACCGTGGCTGCAACCAAGGGCGCCATGGAATCGGCCCATGAACGGAAAAAAACACACGGCGGCAGCATCGAAGCGGAAGTGGCTGAGCTCTCCCAAAACATCCAACATCTGGACGGCATCAAACAGGAATTCGAAGCAATGCTCTCGAACCTGTCTGGATCTTCATCATGA
- a CDS encoding branched-chain amino acid ABC transporter permease, whose protein sequence is MLALTIMNGMVMGLIYALAALGVSLVVGIMNVVNFAHGELYILAGYFSFLFADTLGLHPAVAILAAVALVFLAGLVIEAVLIRPTYGNDMYSLILTFILSIVLQNAYLLIFGPYPRKPPLWIPGATNVFGLFFYGNQRLAALFAGIAIIVLVFYLVHRTWFGLIIRAASQDREMAQWNGVNTTRLNMLSFGLGCALAGSAGVILSPVFPVTPTSGVPVALTAFVVVVLGGMGSLKGCVLGGLLLGLVENFGAAYLSTGYKHIFGFIILILVLLFKPAGLFGRKEA, encoded by the coding sequence ATGCTTGCACTCACCATCATGAACGGCATGGTTATGGGCCTGATCTACGCGCTGGCGGCCCTCGGCGTCTCGCTCGTCGTCGGGATCATGAATGTCGTGAACTTCGCTCATGGCGAACTTTACATCCTGGCGGGATATTTCAGCTTCCTCTTCGCCGATACACTGGGGCTCCATCCCGCCGTGGCCATTCTTGCCGCTGTGGCTCTGGTGTTTCTCGCCGGCCTTGTCATCGAAGCGGTTTTGATCCGGCCGACCTACGGCAACGACATGTATTCGCTGATTCTGACCTTTATTCTTTCCATCGTCCTGCAAAACGCCTACCTGCTGATCTTCGGCCCCTATCCGCGAAAGCCACCGCTCTGGATTCCCGGCGCGACCAATGTGTTCGGGTTATTTTTCTATGGGAACCAGAGGCTTGCAGCCCTTTTTGCCGGAATCGCCATCATCGTCCTTGTCTTCTACCTGGTGCACCGCACCTGGTTCGGCCTCATCATCCGGGCGGCCAGTCAGGACAGGGAGATGGCCCAATGGAACGGTGTCAACACAACCCGGCTGAACATGCTCAGTTTCGGCCTCGGCTGCGCCCTGGCCGGATCTGCTGGCGTCATCCTTTCTCCGGTTTTTCCGGTTACGCCGACATCCGGCGTTCCCGTTGCACTGACCGCTTTTGTGGTGGTTGTTCTGGGCGGCATGGGATCGCTGAAAGGATGTGTACTCGGCGGTCTGCTGCTCGGGCTCGTGGAAAATTTCGGGGCAGCCTACCTTTCAACCGGATACAAGCATATTTTTGGGTTCATCATTCTGATTCTGGTGTTGCTCTTCAAGCCCGCCGGGCTTTTCGGAAGAAAGGAAGCCTGA
- a CDS encoding ABC transporter substrate-binding protein produces MRKWSVVIGVCVLGLLCASGAVLAEDTIKVGVVGPRTGAAAATGTAFQEGIKIATDYVNAHGGVLGKKLEIIFEDTAGAPDVAASGFERLVTRDKVAMVLGESHSSSALAEIEVANRLKIPFIVSEAWADPITAKNYKYVFRAGPSNSGVVNQTIAKWVVTEKFKKAYIVAENSDWGLGIAALTKKALDQAGVAYESMVTEQKSQDHYTELTKIKEYNPDVILAFVYGTGLHYFVAQAGEVQLTPKAIILDGAGPPSIWPDFWKNVGNYGDKECFVSSMHEKVELTKLATQFREAYVKDFGKQPSDYKSRSIFDTILIAADAINRAKSTDAEKLVQALEDTHLLVTRGVVQFGKQAGGPEYHQWMPPMLVIQWQNKEQVVIYPPDAATGKMVR; encoded by the coding sequence ATGAGGAAATGGTCGGTAGTGATCGGTGTGTGCGTATTGGGTCTTCTCTGCGCGAGCGGAGCGGTTTTGGCGGAAGATACCATCAAGGTGGGCGTTGTCGGGCCGCGCACCGGGGCCGCTGCGGCAACGGGCACCGCATTTCAGGAAGGGATCAAGATCGCGACCGATTATGTCAATGCACACGGCGGGGTTCTTGGCAAGAAACTGGAAATCATTTTCGAAGACACGGCGGGCGCTCCCGATGTGGCGGCCAGCGGCTTCGAAAGGTTGGTTACCCGGGACAAGGTCGCCATGGTGCTCGGGGAGAGCCATTCGTCTTCGGCCCTGGCTGAAATTGAAGTCGCCAACCGATTGAAAATCCCGTTCATCGTTTCGGAAGCCTGGGCGGATCCGATCACCGCAAAGAACTACAAATACGTTTTTCGTGCGGGCCCATCCAATTCCGGCGTGGTCAATCAAACCATCGCCAAATGGGTCGTGACGGAGAAATTCAAGAAGGCATACATCGTTGCCGAAAACTCCGATTGGGGCCTCGGCATAGCGGCGCTCACCAAAAAGGCGCTGGATCAGGCGGGTGTTGCCTATGAGTCCATGGTCACCGAGCAAAAGAGTCAGGATCACTATACGGAACTGACGAAGATCAAGGAGTACAACCCCGATGTCATTCTTGCCTTTGTCTATGGCACGGGCCTGCATTATTTCGTTGCACAGGCCGGAGAAGTCCAGTTGACGCCGAAAGCGATCATTCTCGATGGCGCAGGGCCGCCCAGTATCTGGCCGGATTTCTGGAAAAATGTCGGCAACTATGGCGACAAGGAATGCTTCGTTTCCTCGATGCATGAAAAAGTCGAGCTGACAAAGCTGGCTACCCAATTTCGAGAAGCCTATGTGAAAGACTTCGGAAAGCAGCCGAGCGATTACAAGTCCCGTTCCATTTTCGATACGATTCTGATTGCCGCCGATGCGATCAACCGGGCCAAGTCTACAGATGCCGAAAAGCTGGTTCAGGCGCTTGAAGACACCCATTTGCTGGTCACCCGGGGCGTGGTGCAGTTCGGCAAGCAGGCAGGGGGCCCGGAATACCATCAGTGGATGCCGCCGATGCTGGTCATTCAGTGGCAGAACAAAGAGCAGGTGGTCATCTATCCGCCCGATGCGGCAACCGGGAAGATGGTTCGCTGA
- a CDS encoding branched-chain amino acid ABC transporter permease produces the protein MSVASLIVFGVLCAVSPLFFDDYKLHIIIVSLFYVMMAASWNLVAGYTGQVSFAHAAFAGIGAYTSGILAAKLGMNPWIGVLCGTAAAGLFGLLLGVLCLKMGGIYLSLTTLGFSEILHIVITNEYEWTRGTMGLQVPGLLQHYSKTGYLLIMLVASALVLAIVHWIIHSRIGLNFRAVQNDETAAASLGVNVIQIRVLAFTVSSLMAGLAGGLFGHYLLLITPQIPSLDQQFLVLSMTVIGGMGSFVGPVIGSFLLKILSEYIRSYGEYHVLAFGIIALVMARFAPQGIVGVFRRLTSAKRIAEPV, from the coding sequence ATGTCTGTCGCGAGCCTGATCGTTTTCGGAGTTCTTTGCGCCGTTTCGCCGCTGTTTTTCGATGATTACAAGCTGCACATCATCATCGTCAGCCTCTTTTACGTCATGATGGCGGCAAGCTGGAATCTGGTCGCCGGATATACCGGCCAGGTTTCGTTTGCCCATGCGGCCTTTGCGGGAATCGGCGCCTATACCTCCGGCATATTGGCGGCCAAGCTCGGGATGAATCCCTGGATCGGCGTTCTCTGCGGTACGGCGGCAGCAGGACTCTTCGGCCTGCTGCTGGGTGTGCTTTGCCTGAAGATGGGCGGCATCTATCTTTCCCTGACGACCCTCGGCTTTTCGGAAATTCTGCATATCGTCATCACCAATGAATATGAATGGACAAGGGGCACGATGGGCCTCCAGGTTCCGGGGCTACTGCAGCACTATTCCAAAACCGGATATCTGCTGATCATGCTGGTTGCATCGGCTCTCGTGTTGGCTATCGTTCATTGGATCATCCATTCACGGATCGGCCTCAATTTCCGGGCGGTGCAGAACGATGAAACAGCGGCGGCATCTCTTGGCGTAAACGTCATTCAAATCCGGGTGCTTGCCTTTACCGTTTCCAGCCTCATGGCCGGGCTCGCCGGTGGATTGTTCGGACACTATCTGTTGCTGATCACCCCGCAGATTCCATCGCTCGATCAGCAATTTCTGGTGCTTTCCATGACCGTCATCGGCGGCATGGGCTCATTTGTTGGCCCGGTGATCGGCTCGTTTCTGCTGAAAATCCTCTCCGAATACATTCGCTCCTACGGTGAATACCATGTGTTGGCCTTCGGTATCATTGCCTTGGTGATGGCCAGATTCGCCCCTCAGGGCATTGTCGGTGTATTCCGCAGGCTGACGTCCGCCAAGCGGATCGCCGAACCGGTATGA